One segment of Candidatus Gorgyraea atricola DNA contains the following:
- the rpmJ gene encoding 50S ribosomal protein L36, producing MKVKPSVKLICDKCKIIKRKRIIRVICTNPKHKQRQG from the coding sequence ATGAAAGTGAAACCATCAGTGAAACTAATATGCGACAAGTGTAAGATCATAAAACGCAAACGCATAATACGGGTTATTTGCACAAACCCGAAGCACAAACAGAGGCAGGGATAA